A single Spiroplasma floricola 23-6 DNA region contains:
- a CDS encoding ATP-binding cassette domain-containing protein: MNYKFLKQKGENDCGIAISSMLINYYHNKDFGIEEIKFENSLNDEMLSLYDIENLLTKYKIEFVSYTCNFNELLEIDITNPIVLNVLNDNDLDHFIIVYKKRKNEFLIADPNLNDLKWVSCDEIKKIYQGYLSTTKVFDKVNFKNKSLLNWFTFLKKFKLEISLLFIVSILLNVLILISNNFIKIYMDNINLKNNKTMQLIFLTFALIFVVQTITSYFINKIIFTIKNKVTKDIFCFYKTKLVDLNIEKFNSFSKEEWIKKLSYINSMSDFISQCTISLPLGLTLFLMSSLFLLLISPFILTLVLVQNLISVCLSIVCFYFMKELKLRKERKIIEFFLGYRQLLDGFEEIKYKNIELEIKTENYKNYLSTIKETKNIFNLDSKTQVLFSLTNKLFFYLIFYISIIYINQEKYSLPDLLFYTAVSSYINIFFSNIESFILNIQETLIADKSLNFIFNSKDNNIEYKKINKIENITAKNLYKYKSDSCLLKDFNFEFDKNTFIHGKSGSGKTTLLKLLSGHYEKYEGELIVNHNINFNNLDKNSFLSKTIYLGQYDYLFNGTVWQNIQQFKNKVDFQILQDFHLIEILERNNIDLTKRIYDNGYNLSKGQRQIINFIALFFTNKDLYLIDEPLSNVDKHTAYFLFKTFMEYKKSSLIIMCDHDLAYSNFFEKRVEVI, from the coding sequence TTGAATTATAAGTTTTTAAAGCAAAAAGGAGAAAATGATTGTGGTATTGCAATAAGTTCAATGTTAATAAATTATTATCATAATAAAGATTTTGGAATTGAAGAAATTAAATTTGAAAATTCTTTAAATGATGAAATGTTAAGTTTATATGATATTGAGAATTTATTGACTAAATATAAAATTGAATTTGTATCTTATACATGCAACTTTAATGAACTATTAGAAATAGATATTACAAATCCGATAGTTTTAAATGTTTTAAATGATAATGATTTGGATCATTTTATAATTGTCTATAAAAAACGAAAAAATGAGTTCTTAATAGCTGATCCAAATTTAAATGATTTAAAATGAGTAAGTTGTGATGAAATAAAAAAAATATATCAAGGATATTTATCAACTACAAAAGTATTTGATAAAGTAAATTTTAAAAATAAGAGTCTACTTAATTGATTTACTTTTTTAAAAAAATTTAAACTAGAAATATCATTATTATTTATTGTTTCAATATTGCTTAATGTCTTAATTTTAATTAGTAATAATTTTATAAAAATTTATATGGATAATATAAATTTAAAAAACAATAAAACAATGCAATTAATTTTTTTAACTTTTGCTTTAATTTTTGTAGTTCAAACAATAACTTCTTATTTTATTAATAAAATAATATTTACAATAAAAAATAAAGTTACAAAAGATATATTTTGCTTTTATAAAACCAAACTTGTAGATCTTAATATTGAAAAATTTAACTCTTTTTCAAAAGAAGAATGAATAAAAAAATTATCTTATATAAATTCTATGTCTGATTTTATAAGTCAATGTACAATATCTTTACCATTGGGCTTAACTCTTTTTCTTATGTCTTCATTATTTTTACTTTTAATATCTCCTTTTATTTTAACTTTAGTTTTAGTTCAGAATTTAATTTCTGTTTGCTTATCAATTGTATGTTTTTATTTTATGAAGGAGTTAAAATTAAGAAAAGAGCGAAAAATAATTGAATTTTTTCTTGGTTATAGACAGTTATTAGATGGATTTGAAGAAATAAAATATAAAAATATTGAGCTAGAAATTAAAACTGAAAACTATAAAAATTACTTATCTACTATTAAAGAAACTAAAAATATCTTTAATTTAGATAGTAAGACTCAAGTATTATTTTCTTTAACAAATAAGCTATTTTTTTATTTAATATTTTATATATCAATTATTTATATAAATCAAGAAAAATACTCTTTACCTGATTTACTTTTCTATACAGCAGTTAGCTCATATATAAATATTTTTTTTAGTAATATTGAAAGTTTTATTTTAAATATACAAGAAACATTAATTGCTGATAAATCATTAAATTTTATTTTCAATTCTAAGGATAATAATATTGAATACAAAAAAATAAATAAAATAGAGAATATAACTGCAAAAAATTTATATAAATATAAAAGTGATTCTTGTTTATTAAAAGATTTTAATTTTGAGTTTGATAAAAATACATTTATACATGGGAAAAGTGGTAGTGGTAAAACTACTTTGTTAAAACTTTTATCTGGACATTATGAAAAATATGAAGGGGAATTAATTGTTAATCACAATATAAATTTTAATAACTTAGATAAAAACTCATTTTTGAGTAAAACGATATATTTAGGTCAATATGATTATTTGTTTAATGGAACTGTATGGCAAAATATTCAACAGTTTAAAAATAAAGTAGATTTTCAAATTTTACAAGACTTTCACTTAATCGAAATTTTGGAAAGAAACAATATAGATTTAACAAAAAGAATTTATGACAATGGTTATAACTTGAGCAAAGGTCAAAGACAAATTATTAATTTTATAGCCTTATTTTTTACAAATAAAGACTTGTATCTTATTGATGAACCTTTAAGTAATGTTGATAAACATACTGCTTATTTTCTATTTAAAACTTTTATGGAATATAAAAAAAGTAGCTTAATTATAATGTGTGACCATGATTTAGCTTATTCTAATTTCTTTGAAAAAAGAGTGGAGGTAATCTAG
- a CDS encoding ribosome assembly cofactor RimP — protein sequence MSLEIVKDKYLDNIKEILSESDFLLYELNIVNDFESTVLQVLVENKDANKKNMDFDLLIKANENLSTLLDDIKELKDPYILEVASAGAERVVRTLEILKSNVGSYFFLKTINPIETFTEFSATLTEFKDDEFIFDFFIKGRPKKVKLKWDDIEFIRFAIKF from the coding sequence ATGTCACTAGAAATTGTAAAAGATAAATATTTAGATAATATAAAAGAAATTCTTAGCGAAAGTGATTTTCTACTTTATGAATTAAATATTGTAAATGATTTTGAATCAACAGTATTACAAGTTTTGGTAGAAAATAAAGATGCTAATAAGAAAAATATGGATTTTGATTTATTAATTAAAGCTAATGAAAATCTTTCTACTTTATTAGATGACATAAAAGAACTTAAAGATCCATATATATTAGAAGTTGCCAGTGCAGGAGCAGAAAGAGTTGTAAGGACATTAGAAATTTTAAAAAGCAATGTTGGAAGTTATTTTTTCTTAAAAACTATTAATCCCATTGAAACTTTTACAGAATTTTCTGCAACATTAACAGAATTTAAAGATGACGAATTTATATTTGATTTCTTTATTAAAGGAAGACCAAAAAAAGTTAAATTAAAATGAGATGATATAGAATTTATTAGATTTGCAATTAAATTTTAA